The following coding sequences lie in one Pelobacter seleniigenes DSM 18267 genomic window:
- the deoC gene encoding deoxyribose-phosphate aldolase, whose product MDLLSNPAALIDQTLLLPTATAGQIEALCEEAVEYGFATVCIPPVFVPLAADRLYGSTVGVCSVVGFPCGYNSSRQKVQEAADLVAAGAVEVDMVIALGPLLEGSLAQVEEEIAQVVLAAREGRVKVILECCYLTDPLIMRATEAAVRGGAAFVKTSTGFGPAGAVVADVQAMVTAAAGRIKVKAAGGIRTFDQYLQFVAAGAERIGTSAGTSIVKEWLARCV is encoded by the coding sequence ATGGACCTGCTGTCAAATCCTGCCGCATTGATTGATCAGACCCTGTTGCTGCCGACCGCGACCGCCGGGCAGATCGAAGCTCTTTGTGAAGAGGCTGTCGAATACGGGTTTGCGACAGTCTGCATCCCCCCGGTATTTGTCCCTCTTGCCGCCGATCGTCTGTATGGTTCAACCGTCGGGGTCTGTTCCGTGGTTGGTTTTCCGTGTGGCTATAACAGTTCGCGGCAAAAGGTTCAGGAAGCCGCCGATCTGGTTGCGGCCGGAGCTGTCGAAGTCGACATGGTGATTGCCCTCGGACCGTTGCTGGAGGGCAGCCTGGCACAGGTCGAAGAAGAGATAGCCCAAGTAGTGCTGGCGGCCCGAGAGGGACGGGTCAAGGTGATTCTGGAATGCTGTTACCTGACCGATCCGTTGATTATGCGGGCGACGGAGGCGGCCGTTCGCGGCGGAGCTGCTTTTGTCAAGACGTCGACCGGTTTCGGTCCGGCCGGGGCTGTTGTTGCTGACGTGCAGGCTATGGTGACCGCCGCCGCCGGCCGGATCAAAGTCAAAGCCGCCGGAGGAATCCGCACATTTGATCAGTATCTGCAGTTCGTTGCTGCCGGTGCTGAGCGGATCGGGACCAGTGCCGGGACATCCATTGTCAAGGAATGGCTGGCGCGCTGTGTTTAA
- a CDS encoding phosphopentomutase: MFKRILLIVLDGVGVGALPDAATYGDQGAATLQHVAEASGGVCLPNLERLGLANIVPVKGLQPVDAPAGCWGKMAQKSAGKDSVTGHWELGGVVLEQPFSVFPEGFPPEIISAFSRIAGRPPLGNVAASGTEILRDLGEEHLATGRPIVYTSSDSVFQIAAHEDIISPATLYDLCRQMTSVLKPYNVCRVIARPFTGSCSDNFQRTCGRHDFPRKPDRPTLLQLLQSHGVYTCGIGKIRDLFAGEGLTEALTTRHNADGMEQTIAALAKINQGLVMTNLVDFDMLYGHRLDADGFADALEEFDGWLPKLYRSMQEDDLVIITADHGCDPTFPGTDHTREYVPLLAWSPSQVRPGPLGVRTTFADVGATIAQNFTIEFEQGTSFCSELLR, translated from the coding sequence GTGTTTAAAAGGATTCTGCTCATTGTACTTGACGGAGTCGGAGTCGGCGCTTTGCCTGATGCTGCGACTTATGGTGATCAGGGGGCTGCGACCCTGCAGCATGTGGCTGAGGCGAGCGGGGGAGTGTGTTTGCCCAATCTGGAGCGTTTGGGGCTGGCCAATATTGTCCCGGTCAAAGGTTTGCAGCCGGTCGACGCCCCTGCAGGCTGCTGGGGGAAAATGGCTCAGAAAAGTGCCGGCAAGGATTCCGTGACCGGGCATTGGGAGCTCGGAGGTGTTGTTCTTGAACAACCTTTTTCCGTGTTTCCAGAAGGTTTCCCGCCAGAGATTATCAGTGCTTTCAGCCGTATTGCCGGCCGTCCTCCGTTAGGCAACGTAGCTGCCAGTGGTACCGAGATCCTGCGTGACCTTGGTGAAGAGCACTTGGCTACTGGGCGGCCGATTGTTTATACCAGCAGCGATTCGGTATTTCAGATCGCTGCTCATGAAGATATTATTTCCCCCGCGACCCTTTATGATCTGTGTCGGCAGATGACATCGGTCTTGAAACCGTATAATGTCTGTCGCGTAATTGCCCGCCCCTTTACCGGATCATGTTCAGACAACTTCCAACGGACTTGTGGTCGCCATGATTTCCCTCGCAAACCAGACCGGCCGACTCTGCTGCAATTATTGCAGAGCCATGGCGTTTATACCTGCGGTATCGGTAAAATTCGCGATTTGTTTGCCGGGGAAGGACTGACCGAAGCGCTGACAACCCGGCACAACGCAGATGGTATGGAACAAACCATTGCAGCGTTGGCTAAAATAAATCAGGGCCTGGTCATGACCAATCTGGTAGATTTTGATATGCTGTATGGGCATCGGCTGGATGCTGACGGATTTGCCGATGCTCTTGAAGAATTCGACGGTTGGCTCCCGAAGTTGTATCGCTCCATGCAGGAGGATGATCTGGTTATTATTACTGCCGATCACGGCTGTGATCCGACCTTTCCTGGAACCGACCACACCCGGGAGTATGTTCCTCTTTTGGCTTGGAGTCCGTCCCAGGTTCGGCCTGGCCCGCTAGGTGTCCGCACGACCTTCGCTGATGTCGGTGCGACCATAGCGCAAAATTTCACCATAGAATTCGAGCAGGGCACCAGCTTCTGCTCTGAACTGTTGAGGTAA
- a CDS encoding DUF2914 domain-containing protein — translation MLKHVFLLSIFLCCLSTPVLAAGLQVADAAITTAIENQMPVDRIETFPADYGKLFCFTRITGAEKDTQITHVWYFQNDELARVILPVRSADWRTYSSKRFLPQWAGDWRVVVLDEQQNEIASIPFRLE, via the coding sequence ATGTTAAAGCACGTCTTCTTGCTGTCAATCTTTCTCTGCTGCCTGAGTACTCCGGTTTTAGCGGCCGGTTTGCAGGTCGCCGATGCCGCCATTACCACGGCTATTGAAAATCAGATGCCGGTGGACAGGATTGAAACATTTCCCGCTGATTATGGAAAACTTTTTTGTTTTACGCGGATAACCGGTGCCGAAAAGGATACCCAGATTACCCATGTATGGTATTTTCAAAATGATGAACTGGCGCGGGTGATTCTGCCGGTACGTTCAGCCGACTGGCGGACTTATTCCTCCAAACGGTTCCTGCCGCAGTGGGCCGGAGACTGGCGGGTTGTTGTGCTTGATGAGCAGCAGAATGAAATCGCCTCAATTCCTTTCCGGCTGGAATAG
- a CDS encoding MucR family transcriptional regulator, translating to MATIMEMAAEIIAAHASTTPMSKDELITELTEVHSALAALEKGETIETAEVAEESPAVSRKKAFGKDKIFCMICGKGFKTLSRHLKTAHEMSASEYRKQFDIPRTQSLAAKNYSESRRQMAVDRGLADNLAKARAARKKK from the coding sequence ATGGCAACAATCATGGAAATGGCGGCTGAAATTATTGCGGCCCACGCGTCAACGACTCCAATGTCAAAAGACGAATTAATCACCGAGTTAACCGAAGTCCATTCAGCCCTTGCTGCTCTCGAAAAAGGTGAGACCATCGAAACAGCTGAAGTTGCGGAAGAGTCCCCGGCAGTCAGCAGAAAAAAAGCCTTCGGTAAAGACAAAATCTTTTGCATGATCTGTGGCAAAGGCTTCAAAACCCTTTCACGCCACCTCAAAACAGCCCATGAGATGAGTGCAAGCGAGTACCGCAAGCAGTTTGATATTCCTCGCACCCAGTCCCTGGCCGCCAAAAATTACTCTGAAAGCCGCCGGCAGATGGCTGTTGATCGCGGTCTGGCCGACAACCTGGCCAAGGCTCGTGCAGCTCGTAAGAAAAAGTAA
- a CDS encoding deoxyguanosinetriphosphate triphosphohydrolase, with protein sequence MDIRQSLEQFELQTLSPGACFSVHSRGRKYPSKICSIRTVFQHDRDRILHCKAFRRLKYKTQVFLSPEGDHYRTRLSHTLEVSQVARTVARALRLNEDLTEAISLAHDLGHTPFGHAGERALNELVPGGFHHARQSLRVVETLERDGRGLNLTFEVRDGIRKHSKGKGGLLSPGPDYCAATLEGQVVRLADIIAYVSHDLDDAIRGQVIAHDEVPGTIVKVVGARHSTRIDRMVRDLIGESLRQECSRISLSAEMEEAIQELRTWLFGHVYQVDCVQAEFSKAARLLRELYCYFTQNEDRFLFYGGRRHPGDRLEISVADFIAGMTDRFALSLYRELFLPQPWKNI encoded by the coding sequence ATGGATATAAGGCAGTCTTTGGAACAGTTTGAACTTCAGACTCTTTCGCCTGGAGCCTGCTTCAGTGTTCATAGCCGGGGAAGGAAATATCCTTCTAAAATCTGTTCAATAAGAACGGTTTTTCAGCATGATCGTGACCGTATTCTGCATTGTAAAGCGTTCAGGAGGCTGAAATATAAAACGCAGGTTTTTCTTTCTCCGGAAGGAGATCATTATCGAACCCGTCTGAGTCATACCCTCGAGGTTTCTCAGGTTGCAAGAACAGTCGCACGCGCCTTGCGTTTGAATGAGGATTTGACTGAAGCTATTTCCCTTGCCCATGATCTGGGTCATACTCCATTCGGTCATGCTGGGGAGCGTGCACTCAATGAACTTGTGCCGGGCGGATTTCATCATGCCAGGCAGAGCCTGCGGGTGGTGGAAACCTTGGAGCGGGACGGAAGAGGGTTGAATCTTACTTTTGAAGTCAGGGATGGTATCCGCAAACATTCCAAAGGGAAGGGCGGCCTACTTTCCCCGGGGCCTGATTATTGTGCAGCCACCCTGGAAGGACAGGTTGTTCGCCTGGCGGATATTATCGCCTATGTCAGTCATGATCTCGATGATGCCATTCGGGGGCAGGTGATTGCCCATGATGAAGTCCCTGGCACCATCGTCAAGGTGGTCGGCGCCCGTCATTCGACCCGGATCGATCGCATGGTTCGGGATCTGATTGGTGAATCCTTGCGTCAGGAGTGTTCCCGTATCAGTCTGTCTGCGGAGATGGAAGAGGCGATTCAGGAGTTAAGGACCTGGCTGTTCGGGCATGTTTATCAGGTGGATTGTGTTCAGGCAGAATTTTCCAAGGCGGCCCGGTTGTTGCGGGAATTGTATTGCTATTTCACGCAGAATGAAGACCGCTTTCTGTTCTATGGCGGACGGCGCCATCCGGGCGACCGGCTTGAGATATCGGTCGCCGATTTTATCGCTGGTATGACTGATCGCTTTGCTTTGTCTCTTTATCGTGAGCTGTTTTTACCACAGCCGTGGAAGAATATCTGA
- a CDS encoding chemotaxis protein CheW encodes MAHVGDRVLVFRLGGIGFILDLRSVVEVQGPLSAQLDVSRSDINQGIVAAMVFRGAWLPVVDPAAKLGIPAAVRMKDQVAVVLNSLEGSWAILVDAVDELSAADSFASCDIPFLLKASACSGYSQLKLRNAEPFVVFDPELFYGSPAMQA; translated from the coding sequence ATGGCGCATGTTGGTGACAGGGTTCTGGTTTTTCGACTCGGCGGGATCGGATTTATTCTTGATCTCAGAAGTGTCGTTGAAGTCCAGGGACCCCTATCCGCACAGCTTGATGTGAGTCGGAGTGATATCAACCAGGGAATTGTCGCGGCGATGGTGTTTCGTGGGGCCTGGCTACCCGTTGTCGACCCGGCCGCCAAACTGGGAATCCCCGCTGCGGTCAGAATGAAGGATCAAGTCGCTGTGGTGTTGAACAGTCTGGAAGGGAGTTGGGCTATTCTGGTCGATGCCGTTGATGAGTTGTCGGCAGCGGACAGCTTTGCCTCGTGTGACATCCCTTTTTTGCTGAAGGCTTCGGCCTGCAGCGGGTATTCGCAACTCAAATTGCGCAATGCAGAACCTTTTGTTGTCTTTGACCCGGAATTGTTTTACGGCAGTCCGGCCATGCAAGCATGA
- a CDS encoding chemotaxis protein CheW — translation MSRFGLFSAGALSFAIPLLQIKKILQDSRSFALPCLPAAVTGVLVDEDRPVPVLDVELLHDNSTCGEKSYHYHVLVESEYGTLALPADLSVRIVSEQKGTITTALKDYPPWVVGIFYCQEMKHLILNIDFLAIEMTQGFWRSTSEADAARRHQ, via the coding sequence ATGAGCCGGTTTGGTCTTTTCAGCGCAGGGGCGTTGTCTTTTGCCATTCCGCTGTTGCAGATTAAAAAGATTCTCCAGGATAGTCGTTCGTTTGCCTTGCCTTGCCTGCCTGCGGCGGTGACCGGCGTTCTGGTTGACGAGGATCGGCCGGTTCCGGTTCTGGATGTCGAACTGCTGCATGATAACAGCACTTGTGGTGAGAAGTCATATCATTATCACGTTCTTGTCGAGTCGGAATATGGTACTCTTGCCTTGCCGGCAGATTTGTCCGTGAGAATAGTTTCTGAGCAAAAAGGAACGATCACGACAGCCTTAAAAGACTATCCCCCCTGGGTTGTTGGGATATTTTATTGTCAGGAAATGAAACATCTTATTTTGAACATCGATTTTTTGGCTATAGAGATGACCCAGGGATTCTGGCGTTCAACGTCTGAAGCCGATGCTGCGAGGAGACATCAATGA
- a CDS encoding response regulator gives MTKKILLADDSITIRKVVGIIFATEDYQLLMTDNGDDALKMVQDEAPDLVIADISMPGKDGFELCREIKSTAASATISVMLLPGAFDHFDEAKAEEVYADGWLTKPFESQALLDKVAQLLAAEPRLMPGVAGAPVVEDQSSDEVVVDDFALGLDAVEDLAEDEAVEAADSADDLWDSVSFADDELEDAGVSDSDEEPLADSAPDLDLSAEIATEEDPFVESGADVDPFVADVAPAQAAPPVDAVAPVAEETPAADTAEDAFSAFDEDDLPLDDAGNIDFGAPESDLLDLSADENDAVDSADEVDFSQYSDPDSFVPAAESEDDFVPETVDEEVFESDALELLEEDVEPLEEEDGDFFTSAVEPSAEVETVELESKSEPEAAPVAFAVDEMVSAPPAESAPEVAVAVEEELEPEPAEEILDLSEEEILDLSEDEILEDEAGSVFASVDTEAFAPEEETTVEDEETFTFDSEPALDSAMAEEPFSAPEEIYDLDSEVEEDEVEAAETDSFYLDETEPEPAVASPLSSEEVEAERPVVETPPAAPVAQLEQQLRDLPEEELKEIVSRVAAPIIEKLAGELLEQIAWEVVPDLAEVMIREEIRKIKQDTAE, from the coding sequence ATGACAAAAAAAATACTGTTGGCTGATGATAGTATTACCATCCGCAAGGTTGTCGGTATTATCTTTGCCACAGAAGATTATCAACTTTTGATGACTGATAACGGCGATGACGCGCTGAAAATGGTTCAGGATGAAGCGCCCGATCTGGTCATTGCAGATATTTCGATGCCGGGCAAAGACGGCTTTGAACTCTGTCGGGAGATTAAGTCAACTGCCGCTTCGGCGACAATCTCGGTGATGTTGCTGCCCGGGGCTTTCGACCATTTTGATGAAGCCAAGGCTGAAGAGGTCTATGCGGACGGCTGGCTGACCAAGCCTTTTGAGTCGCAGGCCCTGCTCGATAAGGTTGCCCAACTGCTGGCAGCAGAGCCAAGGTTGATGCCCGGCGTTGCCGGGGCACCGGTTGTTGAGGACCAAAGCAGCGACGAGGTGGTGGTCGATGATTTTGCCCTTGGTCTTGACGCTGTTGAGGATTTGGCTGAGGACGAGGCTGTGGAAGCCGCGGATTCGGCCGATGACCTCTGGGATTCTGTCTCTTTTGCCGACGACGAGCTTGAGGACGCAGGTGTTTCGGACTCCGACGAGGAACCTCTTGCCGATAGCGCCCCGGATCTGGACCTGTCCGCGGAAATTGCTACCGAAGAAGATCCTTTTGTCGAATCTGGTGCCGACGTTGATCCTTTTGTGGCCGATGTCGCACCTGCTCAAGCTGCGCCACCGGTCGATGCTGTTGCCCCTGTCGCTGAGGAAACCCCGGCTGCGGATACGGCAGAAGACGCTTTTTCCGCTTTTGACGAAGATGATTTGCCCCTGGATGATGCCGGGAATATCGATTTCGGTGCTCCGGAGAGCGATCTGCTCGATCTGTCCGCCGACGAGAATGATGCTGTGGATAGCGCGGACGAAGTCGATTTTTCACAATACTCGGATCCTGACAGCTTCGTGCCCGCAGCTGAATCCGAAGATGATTTTGTGCCGGAGACGGTGGACGAAGAGGTCTTCGAAAGTGATGCTCTGGAATTGCTGGAAGAAGATGTTGAGCCTCTGGAAGAAGAGGATGGCGATTTCTTTACCAGCGCAGTTGAACCTTCTGCTGAAGTGGAGACTGTCGAACTTGAGTCGAAATCGGAGCCGGAAGCTGCCCCCGTCGCTTTTGCCGTTGATGAAATGGTGAGCGCCCCGCCGGCCGAGTCGGCTCCGGAAGTGGCGGTCGCGGTTGAGGAAGAGCTTGAACCTGAACCTGCGGAGGAGATTCTTGATCTGTCTGAGGAAGAGATCCTGGACCTGTCCGAAGATGAGATTCTGGAGGACGAGGCCGGCAGCGTTTTTGCTTCCGTCGACACTGAGGCCTTTGCGCCGGAAGAGGAGACGACTGTCGAGGACGAGGAAACCTTCACCTTTGACAGCGAACCCGCCCTGGATTCTGCTATGGCGGAGGAGCCCTTCTCTGCGCCAGAAGAAATCTACGATCTTGACAGCGAAGTCGAAGAGGACGAGGTCGAGGCAGCAGAGACGGACAGTTTCTATCTTGACGAAACCGAGCCGGAACCGGCAGTTGCGTCGCCATTGTCATCTGAAGAGGTCGAAGCGGAACGCCCCGTGGTGGAAACCCCGCCGGCGGCACCGGTTGCCCAGCTTGAGCAGCAGTTGCGGGATCTTCCTGAAGAGGAGTTGAAAGAAATCGTCAGCAGGGTTGCTGCTCCCATTATCGAAAAGCTTGCCGGGGAACTGCTCGAGCAGATTGCCTGGGAGGTGGTCCCCGATCTTGCCGAAGTGATGATCCGTGAGGAGATCCGCAAGATCAAACAGGACACTGCCGAATAG
- a CDS encoding valine--tRNA ligase yields MNTQLPKGYDPLQVEQKWFATWEKSGVFHADETSLKPPYSIVIPPPNVTGVLHMGHALNNTLQDILCRWKRMCGYEVLWMPGTDHAGIATQNVVEKQLAAEGKDRHDLGRDAFIERVWKWREESGGQIINQLKRLGASCDWERERFTMDEGLSKAVREVFVKLYEEGLIYRDNRLINWCPRCHTALSDLEVEHEDRKGHLWHLRYPVIGTDRQLIVATTRPETMLGDTAVAVHPEDERYRDLIGQKVLLPLVNREIPIIADEYVDKEFGSGAVKITPAHDFNDFEIGKRHQLEFINVLDESGLINENGGAYQGLERYAARDKVVADLQELGLLEQVEDYANAVGECYRCRTTIEPYMSKQWYVAVKPLAAEAIKAVEEGQTKILPLQWEKTYYEWMYNIQDWCVSRQIWWGHRIPAWFCDECGEITVSREDVTTCSHCGSSQLTQETDVLDTWFSSALWPFTTMGWPEQTRTLEKFYPTACLVTGFDILFFWVARMMMMGLKFRDQVPFKEVYIHALVRDGQGQKMSKSKGNVIDPLTVVDEYGADAFRFTLCAFAAMGRDIKLSTERIGGYRNFVNKLWNASRFALMNLEDFAAEGCALDGEQLTQADQWILQRFAAAAEGVNQALADYRFNEAASVLYAFTWHEFCDWYVELSKESLYGENIQARQTTQKVLFSVLEGLLRMLHPILPFVTEEIWHALPGERPSATIMTAAYPQGAIIETDAAAVAEMELVMDVIKAIRNVRGELEVPPGRKIKVVLDCKTAAALAAIRAGESYITSLARVDELVAGVAIEHPRQASTQVAGDVEVLLPLAGLIDIAEEEARLGKEIVKTQKDVDFFTKKLSNQKFVANAPAEVLEKDRAKLAAAQEKIAILQHSLDKIIALK; encoded by the coding sequence ATGAATACGCAACTGCCAAAAGGGTATGATCCGCTGCAGGTTGAACAAAAATGGTTCGCTACCTGGGAAAAAAGCGGAGTTTTTCACGCCGACGAGACATCGCTCAAGCCTCCTTATTCTATCGTTATCCCCCCTCCGAATGTCACCGGTGTCCTGCACATGGGGCATGCCCTGAACAATACCCTGCAGGATATCCTTTGCCGCTGGAAAAGAATGTGCGGCTATGAAGTCCTGTGGATGCCGGGAACCGATCACGCCGGGATTGCCACCCAGAACGTGGTTGAGAAACAGCTGGCTGCAGAAGGGAAAGATCGGCACGACCTCGGGCGGGACGCTTTTATCGAACGGGTCTGGAAGTGGCGTGAAGAATCCGGCGGGCAGATCATCAACCAGCTCAAAAGGTTGGGTGCTTCGTGCGACTGGGAACGGGAACGCTTCACCATGGATGAAGGCCTGTCCAAGGCCGTGCGTGAAGTCTTTGTCAAGCTCTACGAAGAAGGTCTGATCTACCGGGACAATCGGTTGATCAACTGGTGCCCGCGTTGTCACACCGCCCTGTCCGATCTTGAAGTTGAGCATGAGGATCGCAAAGGCCATCTCTGGCATCTGCGCTACCCCGTCATCGGGACCGACCGGCAGCTGATCGTCGCGACGACACGTCCCGAAACCATGCTTGGTGATACCGCTGTGGCTGTTCATCCCGAAGACGAGCGTTATCGGGATCTGATCGGCCAAAAGGTCCTGCTGCCGCTGGTCAATCGGGAGATCCCGATTATCGCCGATGAGTACGTTGATAAAGAGTTCGGCAGCGGCGCGGTTAAAATTACCCCGGCTCACGATTTTAACGACTTTGAAATCGGTAAACGGCACCAGCTTGAATTCATCAATGTCCTGGATGAATCGGGCCTGATCAACGAAAACGGCGGGGCCTATCAGGGGCTGGAGCGCTATGCCGCCCGTGACAAGGTGGTCGCCGATCTGCAGGAGCTGGGGCTGCTTGAGCAGGTTGAGGATTATGCCAACGCGGTGGGGGAATGTTATCGTTGCCGAACCACCATTGAACCCTATATGAGCAAACAATGGTATGTCGCGGTCAAGCCCCTCGCCGCCGAAGCGATCAAGGCCGTTGAAGAAGGGCAGACCAAAATCTTGCCCCTGCAGTGGGAAAAGACCTATTACGAGTGGATGTATAATATTCAGGATTGGTGTGTCAGTCGGCAGATCTGGTGGGGACATCGGATTCCGGCCTGGTTCTGTGACGAGTGCGGGGAGATCACTGTATCTCGTGAAGATGTCACCACCTGCAGCCACTGCGGCAGCTCTCAGCTGACCCAGGAAACCGATGTCCTTGATACCTGGTTCTCTTCGGCTCTCTGGCCGTTTACCACCATGGGCTGGCCGGAGCAGACCCGCACCCTGGAAAAATTTTACCCCACGGCCTGTCTGGTGACCGGCTTCGATATCCTCTTTTTCTGGGTTGCCCGGATGATGATGATGGGGCTTAAGTTCAGGGATCAGGTTCCGTTCAAGGAAGTTTACATCCATGCCCTGGTCCGCGATGGACAGGGACAGAAAATGAGTAAAAGCAAAGGGAACGTGATCGACCCCCTGACCGTGGTCGATGAGTACGGCGCCGATGCTTTCCGCTTTACCCTGTGCGCTTTTGCAGCCATGGGGCGCGATATCAAATTGTCTACGGAACGGATCGGCGGCTACCGGAATTTTGTCAATAAACTGTGGAACGCCAGCCGGTTTGCGCTGATGAATCTGGAAGATTTCGCGGCTGAGGGCTGTGCTCTCGATGGTGAGCAGCTGACCCAGGCTGACCAATGGATTCTGCAGCGTTTTGCCGCCGCCGCCGAAGGTGTCAATCAGGCCCTGGCGGACTATCGGTTTAACGAAGCGGCGTCCGTCCTCTACGCTTTTACCTGGCACGAGTTCTGCGACTGGTATGTCGAATTGAGCAAGGAGAGTCTCTACGGCGAAAATATCCAGGCTCGCCAGACCACCCAAAAAGTGCTGTTCTCAGTGCTGGAAGGGCTGCTCAGAATGCTTCATCCGATCCTGCCTTTTGTGACCGAGGAGATCTGGCATGCGTTGCCCGGAGAGCGTCCTTCGGCAACCATCATGACCGCCGCCTACCCGCAGGGAGCAATTATCGAAACCGATGCGGCCGCGGTTGCCGAGATGGAACTGGTCATGGATGTGATCAAGGCGATCCGTAATGTGCGTGGTGAGCTGGAGGTCCCGCCCGGCCGTAAAATCAAAGTTGTGCTCGATTGTAAGACTGCCGCGGCTCTGGCGGCCATACGGGCTGGTGAAAGTTACATCACTTCGCTGGCCAGGGTTGATGAGCTGGTTGCCGGAGTTGCTATTGAACATCCCCGTCAGGCGTCGACTCAGGTTGCCGGCGATGTCGAGGTGTTGCTGCCGCTCGCCGGGCTGATCGATATTGCCGAAGAAGAAGCCCGTCTTGGTAAAGAGATTGTCAAGACGCAAAAGGATGTCGATTTCTTTACCAAAAAATTGTCGAATCAGAAGTTTGTCGCCAACGCCCCCGCAGAGGTATTGGAGAAGGATCGCGCCAAATTAGCTGCAGCCCAGGAAAAGATTGCCATTTTGCAGCATAGTCTGGACAAGATTATCGCCTTGAAATAA